The genomic segment GGTGAGGATGCTGACCCTGAAAGTGTTGGCGCTTTTGGGAAGATGCCAGATCTGATGCTTAGGTAGAGTTCAGGTTGTCCTGTAGCGATGCCACCACCTCTTGCTTATTGTGCTCTCATTGTTGGAGAGGGATCTTTAACAGAAGATGTGGATGACATAGCTGTGTActttccttccccacccccattccCCTTTTTACCCACAGTCTGCTACTCTTTAGTTAATGGTTTCTCTTTGGGGTTCTGGATTTCCTGATCACTAGGACAGCCATCTAACCTTGTTGGTTAAGACAGTGTGATAGGGAGCTTGGGAAAGCATTTGTGAGGCCAGGAACTACCTCTGAtgcctctttttcctcttcccacaGTGAGGCCCTGGCCTGGGCCAGTGCTCAAATCCACTGTCAGTTCCATGCCAGTGAGAGTCGAGTAGCACTGCCTCCCCCTGACTCTAGTCAGCCAGATGTCCAGCCTGACAGCCAGACTGTCTTTCTGCCGCACCGAGGTTAGAGAGGGGCATTTGCCTGGGAGAGGGGGGCACAGGGTGTGTGTGGAAGCATTGTCACCCATGGGTGAAGTTGTtaattgctgcttttttttttttttttttttttgagatggagttttgctctgttgctaggctggagtgcagttgcgtgatcttggctcactgcaacctctgccacccgggttcaagaaattctcctgcctcagcctcccaagtagctggaattacaggcaggcaccaccgtgccctgcttatttttatagtttttagtagagacggggtttcaccatcttggccagggtggtcttgaactcctgacctcatgatccacccacctcagccttccaaagtgctggaattacaggcatgaaccaccacacccatcaaTTGCTGTTGTTCTTATAGTCCCTGTCATGCTGGGGATATGGGAGAGTGTGACTACTACTTTGGGGGTAGAAGACCATTCCCATTTCACAGCAGGAAAAGAGGGCCTAGCAGCCTTTCACTGTCTCCACTTGCCGCGCTCATCTTGTTCAGTAGTGGACAATGGGTCATTAAATTACAGTCATTCTTACCTTTTTTCAGGTGAGAGAGGTCAGTGTATTCTTTCTACTCCACCAAAAATTCTATTCTGTGACCTGAGGCTAGATCCTGGAGAGTCCAAATCATGTGAGTGATTGTCCCCATCCCTGACTTGCCCTCTAAGTCTCCTGGAGGGAGGACTCCTCTGGTGCCTCTGGCTGCCCTGACAACTACTTCCCAACCAGACTCCTACAGTGAAGTGCTGCCTATAGAGGGACCACCCTCCTTTCGGGGTCAGTCAGTCAAGTACGTCTACAAACTGACCATTGGCTGCCAGCGTGTCAACTCCCCCATCACTTTACTCAGAGTCCCTCTGAGGGTTCTTGTGCTGACTGGTAAGCAAGGGTTCCCGGAGGAAAGGGCTGGGGAAGGGTCATGCCAAAGCAGAAATTGTCTTAGAGGGCTTGCAGGAGGGGCTGCAgggaaactcctggtctcagtgACAGTGctagggagttgggaagggagggagggttcTGGAGATAGAGATGTACACCTCCGCCCTGACGCCCCTTACCTTCAGCCATCTCAGGTTGAAATCCAAAACCCTAACCTCTGCTCTCATTTCTGTTCCCTCTCAGCATTTCCTCTCCACTCATTCTTTCTCTAGGCCTTCAGGATGTTCGATTTCCCCAGGATGAGGCTGTTGCCCCATCTAGTCCATTCTTGGAGGAGGATGAAGGTGGGAAGAAGGATTCATGGCTAGCCGAGCTGGCTGGGGAGCGCCTAATGGCTGCCACATCCTGCCGCAGCCTCCGTGAGAATTCTTTCAGAATTGTCCCACCCCATCCTTCCCCTCATTACATTCCCATCTCAGAGACGATCTCCTAACCACCACACACTTCTGTGGATCCATTGATACCTCACATCTCcaattataaagaaaaacctcACCTTTTGGCCTCTGGTGCCCCATTCTGGATGTTCCCCAGTGTGTAGTCTCCAGGCTTATAGTGTCCTATTCTCCCCAGATCTATACAGTATCAGTGATGGCCGAGGGAAAGTTGGGACATTTGGCATCTTCAAATCTGTGTACAGACTTGGTGAAGACGTGGTGGGGACCTTAAACTTAGGGGAAGGAACGGTAGCTTGTTTGCAGGTAAGAAGGGAACAGAGCTGGGGTGCTGGGGCTGAAGGGCTAG from the Callithrix jacchus isolate 240 chromosome 1, calJac240_pri, whole genome shotgun sequence genome contains:
- the RGP1 gene encoding RAB6A-GEF complex partner protein 2; translation: MIEVVAELSRGPVFLAGEALECVVTVTNPLPPTATSASSEALAWASAQIHCQFHASESRVALPPPDSSQPDVQPDSQTVFLPHRGERGQCILSTPPKILFCDLRLDPGESKSYSYSEVLPIEGPPSFRGQSVKYVYKLTIGCQRVNSPITLLRVPLRVLVLTGLQDVRFPQDEAVAPSSPFLEEDEGGKKDSWLAELAGERLMAATSCRSLHLYSISDGRGKVGTFGIFKSVYRLGEDVVGTLNLGEGTVACLQFSVSLQTEERVQPEYQRRRGAGGVPSVSHVTHARHQESCLHTTRTSFSLPIPLSSTPGFCTAIVSLKWRLHFEFVTSREPGLVLLPPVEQPEPTTWTGPEQVPVDTFSWDLPIKVLPTSPTLASYAAPGPSTSTITI